From a single Pseudomonas sp. A34-9 genomic region:
- a CDS encoding penicillin-binding protein 1A, which translates to MIRLLKFFGWSIVAVFCGLLLGLSGAFLYLSPGLPSVEALRSIQLQIPLRVYSSDNKLIAEFGEMRRTPIRFADIPPNFINALLSAEDDNFANHYGVDPSSLMRAATQLVKSGHIQSGGSTITMQVAKNFFLTSERSFSRKTTEILLALQIERQLTKDEILELYVNKIYLGNRAYGIEAAAQVYYGKSIRDVSLAQMAMIAGLPKAPSRFNPLANPARSKERRDWILGRMYKLGKISEADYTAAINEPLNASYHVPTPEVNAPYIAEMARAEMVGRYGSDAYTEGFRVTTTVPSNLQEMANTALHEGLMTYDQRHGYRGPESRLPGKTREAWASELTKQRTISSLEPAIVTQVDKNGLQVLTRTGEEHVAWDTMKWARPFLNTNSMGANPRQPSDVAQVGDLVRVQRQKDNSLKFSQIPQAQGALVSLDPQNGAIRSLVGGFAFEQSNYNRAMQAKRQPGSSFKPFVYSAALDSGYTAATLVNDAPIVFVDEYLDKVWRPKNDTNTFLGPIRLREALYKSRNLVSIRLLQAMGVGKTIDYITRFGFNKQDLPPNLSLALGTATLTPMEIATGWSTFANGGYKITPYIIDKIESRNGDTLFVANPPTVPQGGSATDGIAAPHTDSFTVNATPVAGEAPGNAAVPQAPAVAERIVDGRTTYILNSMLQDVIKLGTGRRALAMGRSDIAGKTGTTNESKDAWFSGYNADYVTTVWTGFDQPESLGRREFGGTVALPIWMNYMSAALKDKPPHVQPEPEGLLSLRVDPVSGRAATPSTPGAYFELFKSEDTPPSVNELGNGTAPGSPLPADEQAPIDLF; encoded by the coding sequence TTGATTCGTCTGCTGAAATTTTTCGGTTGGTCCATCGTCGCCGTTTTCTGCGGACTGCTTTTAGGTCTCAGCGGCGCGTTTCTTTACCTTAGTCCGGGTTTGCCGTCTGTGGAGGCTCTGCGAAGCATTCAGTTGCAGATTCCGTTGCGGGTCTATTCCAGCGACAACAAGTTGATCGCAGAATTTGGCGAAATGCGCCGGACTCCGATCCGTTTCGCCGACATTCCCCCCAATTTCATTAATGCGTTACTAAGTGCTGAAGACGACAATTTCGCCAACCACTATGGCGTCGATCCGAGCAGCCTGATGCGCGCCGCGACCCAACTGGTCAAAAGCGGGCACATTCAATCCGGCGGCAGCACCATCACCATGCAGGTGGCGAAGAACTTCTTCCTGACCAGCGAACGCAGCTTCTCGCGCAAAACCACCGAAATTCTTCTGGCCCTGCAGATTGAGCGACAGCTGACCAAGGATGAAATCCTTGAGCTGTACGTGAACAAGATCTATCTGGGCAACCGTGCCTATGGCATCGAAGCGGCCGCGCAGGTGTATTACGGCAAGTCGATCCGTGACGTCAGCCTGGCGCAGATGGCGATGATCGCCGGTCTGCCGAAAGCGCCGTCGCGCTTCAATCCGCTGGCCAACCCGGCGCGCAGCAAAGAACGTCGCGACTGGATCCTCGGGCGCATGTACAAGCTCGGCAAGATCAGCGAGGCGGATTACACCGCCGCGATCAACGAGCCGCTGAACGCCAGCTATCACGTGCCGACTCCGGAAGTGAACGCACCGTACATCGCCGAGATGGCCCGCGCCGAAATGGTCGGCCGCTATGGCAGCGACGCTTACACCGAAGGTTTCCGTGTCACCACCACGGTGCCGAGCAACCTGCAGGAAATGGCTAACACCGCGCTGCACGAAGGCCTGATGACCTACGACCAGCGTCACGGCTACCGTGGCCCCGAGTCGCGCCTGCCGGGCAAGACCCGCGAAGCCTGGGCCAGCGAACTGACCAAACAACGCACCATCAGCAGCCTCGAGCCGGCCATCGTCACCCAGGTCGACAAGAACGGCCTGCAAGTGCTGACCCGCACCGGCGAAGAACACGTCGCCTGGGACACAATGAAATGGGCGCGACCATTCCTCAACACCAACAGCATGGGCGCCAATCCGCGCCAGCCGTCGGATGTGGCGCAGGTCGGTGATCTGGTTCGCGTGCAGCGTCAGAAAGACAATTCGCTGAAATTCAGTCAGATCCCGCAGGCGCAAGGTGCGCTGGTGTCGCTGGATCCGCAGAACGGTGCGATTCGCTCGCTGGTCGGCGGTTTCGCCTTCGAGCAGAGCAATTACAACCGCGCCATGCAGGCCAAGCGTCAGCCGGGTTCGAGCTTCAAGCCGTTCGTCTACAGCGCTGCGCTGGACAGCGGCTACACTGCTGCGACGCTGGTCAACGACGCACCGATCGTGTTCGTTGACGAGTACCTGGACAAGGTCTGGCGTCCGAAGAATGACACCAACACTTTCCTCGGCCCGATCCGCTTGCGTGAGGCGCTGTACAAGTCGCGCAACCTCGTATCGATCCGCTTGCTGCAGGCGATGGGCGTGGGCAAGACCATCGACTACATCACCCGTTTCGGCTTCAACAAGCAGGATCTGCCGCCAAACCTTTCGCTGGCGCTGGGTACCGCGACGCTGACGCCGATGGAGATTGCCACCGGTTGGAGTACGTTCGCCAACGGTGGCTACAAGATCACGCCGTACATCATCGACAAGATCGAAAGCCGCAACGGCGACACGCTGTTCGTCGCCAACCCGCCGACGGTGCCTCAGGGTGGTTCGGCGACGGACGGTATCGCCGCGCCGCACACAGATTCGTTTACGGTGAACGCTACACCGGTTGCCGGTGAAGCACCGGGCAACGCGGCAGTGCCGCAAGCGCCAGCCGTGGCTGAGCGGATCGTCGACGGCCGCACCACGTACATCCTCAACAGCATGTTGCAGGACGTGATCAAGCTCGGCACCGGCCGTCGCGCACTGGCCATGGGCCGCAGCGATATCGCCGGTAAAACCGGTACCACCAACGAATCGAAAGATGCCTGGTTCTCCGGTTACAACGCCGATTACGTGACCACGGTCTGGACTGGCTTCGACCAGCCGGAAAGCCTCGGTCGTCGCGAGTTCGGCGGTACGGTGGCGCTGCCGATCTGGATGAACTACATGTCGGCTGCGCTGAAGGACAAGCCGCCGCACGTCCAGCCTGAGCCGGAGGGTTTGCTGAGCTTGCGCGTGGACCCGGTCAGTGGCCGTGCGGCGACCCCGAGCACGCCGGGCGCGTACTTCGAGCTGTTCAAGTCTGAAGACACGCCACCGTCAGTGAATGAACTGGGCAACGGCACTGCGCCGGGCAGCCCGCTGCCGGCGGATGAGCAGGCGCCGATCGATTTGTTCTGA
- a CDS encoding pilus assembly protein PilM, whose translation MLGLFNKKTNTLLGIDISSTSVKLLELSRQGDRYRVEAYAVEPLPVNAVVEKNIAELEGVGQALSRVLVKARTGLKSVAVAVAGSAVITKVIEMDAGLSDDELENQLKIEADQYIPYPLDEVAIDFEVQGASPRNPERVNVLLAACRKENVEVREAALALAGLTARVVDVEAYALERSFGLLATQLAASQERLTVAVVDIGATMTTLSVLHNGKIIYTREQLFGGRQLTEEIQRRYGLTLEQAGLAKKQGGLPDDYISEVLQPFREALVQQVSRSLQFFFASGQYNAVDHILLAGGTASVPGLDRLIEQRLSTPTQVANPFANMALSSKVNAGALASDAPALMIACGLALRSFD comes from the coding sequence GTGCTGGGACTCTTCAATAAAAAAACCAATACGTTACTGGGGATCGACATCAGCTCCACGTCAGTGAAGCTGCTGGAACTGAGCCGTCAGGGTGATCGCTACCGGGTCGAGGCGTACGCGGTAGAGCCATTGCCCGTCAACGCCGTGGTCGAAAAGAACATCGCCGAACTGGAAGGCGTCGGTCAGGCGCTGAGCCGTGTGCTGGTCAAGGCCCGTACCGGGCTCAAGAGCGTGGCGGTTGCGGTGGCCGGTTCCGCCGTGATCACCAAAGTCATCGAGATGGACGCCGGTCTTTCCGACGACGAGCTGGAAAACCAGCTGAAAATCGAAGCCGACCAGTACATTCCCTATCCGCTGGACGAAGTCGCCATCGATTTCGAAGTCCAGGGTGCATCGCCACGCAACCCCGAGCGGGTCAACGTGCTGCTGGCCGCCTGTCGCAAGGAAAACGTCGAAGTCCGCGAAGCAGCACTGGCTCTGGCCGGGCTGACCGCGCGCGTGGTCGATGTCGAGGCCTATGCGCTGGAGCGCTCGTTCGGCTTGCTCGCGACGCAACTGGCCGCCTCGCAGGAGCGCCTGACCGTCGCGGTGGTCGACATCGGTGCGACCATGACCACCCTCAGCGTCCTGCACAACGGCAAGATCATCTACACCCGCGAGCAATTGTTCGGCGGCCGGCAACTGACCGAGGAAATCCAGCGGCGTTATGGCCTGACCCTCGAACAGGCGGGGCTGGCGAAAAAACAGGGTGGCCTGCCCGATGATTACATCAGCGAAGTCCTGCAGCCGTTTCGTGAGGCGCTGGTACAGCAGGTGTCACGCTCGCTGCAATTCTTCTTCGCCTCCGGGCAATACAACGCGGTCGATCACATTCTGCTGGCCGGCGGCACGGCGTCAGTGCCTGGGCTGGATCGGCTGATCGAGCAGCGCCTGAGCACGCCGACACAAGTGGCCAACCCGTTTGCCAATATGGCCTTGAGCAGCAAGGTCAACGCCGGCGCGCTGGCAAGCGATGCGCCAGCGCTGATGATCGCCTGCGGGCTCGCGCTGAGGAGTTTCGACTGA
- a CDS encoding PilN domain-containing protein — MARINLLPWREERREERRKRFLLALIGVVVGSVGAVLIANQIISAAIERQVARNDYIGKQIAVVDERIKQISELKARRQQLVERMRIIQDLQGNRQISGRIFDQLARTLPDGVYFTDVKMVGKTLSISGAAESNNRVSELMRNLDASDWFDAPSLNEVKATTAGQVDQANTFELTVRQTQPKTLEDEQ; from the coding sequence ATGGCGCGGATCAACCTCCTGCCCTGGCGCGAAGAGCGTCGCGAAGAACGGCGCAAACGCTTTCTGCTGGCCTTGATCGGCGTGGTGGTCGGCTCGGTCGGTGCGGTGCTGATTGCCAATCAGATCATCAGCGCGGCCATTGAGCGGCAAGTGGCGCGCAACGACTACATCGGCAAGCAGATCGCCGTGGTCGACGAACGCATCAAGCAGATCAGCGAACTGAAGGCACGCCGTCAGCAACTGGTCGAACGCATGCGCATCATTCAGGACTTGCAAGGCAACCGGCAGATCAGCGGGCGAATCTTCGATCAGTTGGCGCGTACATTGCCGGACGGCGTGTATTTCACCGACGTGAAAATGGTCGGCAAAACCCTGTCGATCAGCGGTGCAGCAGAATCGAATAACCGGGTTTCCGAGTTGATGCGCAATCTGGATGCCTCTGACTGGTTCGACGCACCGAGCCTCAATGAGGTGAAGGCGACGACCGCAGGCCAGGTGGATCAGGCCAACACCTTTGAACTGACCGTCCGGCAGACCCAGCCCAAGACCTTGGAGGACGAGCAATGA
- the pilO gene encoding type 4a pilus biogenesis protein PilO, whose amino-acid sequence MKPSNWLEGLRDIDFNDLDTSNIGSWPAAVKAIAGALLMVLVLALGYNFFISDMENQLEAKREEEATLKEQFASKARLSANLELYTQQMKEMENTFGVLLRQLPSDTEVPGLLEDITRTGLGSGLEFEEIKLLPEVTQQFYIELPIQITVTGAYHDLATFVSGVAGLPRIVTLHDFELAPANKEGGPKLRMSILAKTYRYNDKGLQK is encoded by the coding sequence ATGAAGCCGTCCAACTGGCTGGAAGGTCTGCGTGACATCGATTTCAACGACCTCGATACGAGCAACATCGGCTCGTGGCCGGCGGCAGTGAAAGCCATCGCCGGGGCGCTGTTGATGGTGCTGGTATTGGCGCTGGGCTATAACTTTTTCATCAGTGATATGGAAAACCAGTTGGAGGCCAAGCGCGAAGAAGAGGCCACGCTCAAGGAACAATTCGCGAGCAAGGCGCGCTTGTCAGCCAATCTTGAGCTGTACACCCAGCAAATGAAGGAGATGGAAAATACCTTCGGCGTGTTGCTGCGGCAATTGCCCAGTGACACTGAAGTGCCGGGCCTGCTCGAAGACATCACCCGCACCGGTCTGGGCAGTGGCCTGGAGTTCGAAGAGATCAAACTGCTGCCGGAGGTCACTCAGCAGTTTTACATCGAGCTACCTATCCAGATCACCGTCACCGGCGCCTATCACGACCTGGCCACTTTCGTCAGTGGCGTGGCCGGGCTGCCGCGCATTGTCACCTTGCATGATTTCGAACTGGCTCCCGCCAACAAAGAGGGCGGGCCGAAGCTGCGCATGAGCATCCTTGCCAAGACCTATCGCTATAACGACAAGGGGCTGCAGAAATGA
- a CDS encoding pilus assembly protein PilP, with amino-acid sequence MTPIRYIALSMTLLALNGCGGSDDFSDLDAYMNEVRLRPAGKIEPAPTFRSYPVFTYSAANLRSPFSRQVRVDLAGQKHGARNVTPDPNRVKQYLEGFNIEQFEMVGTIANASGSFALLRGAGGVHRLKVGDYLGRNDGRIVAISATQVDVVEIVPDGEGAWLERPRTIPLKEHS; translated from the coding sequence ATGACCCCGATTCGTTACATCGCGTTGTCGATGACGCTGCTCGCGCTGAACGGTTGTGGTGGCAGCGATGACTTCAGCGATCTTGATGCCTACATGAATGAAGTACGCCTGCGCCCGGCAGGCAAGATTGAACCCGCCCCGACATTCCGGTCTTACCCCGTATTCACTTATAGCGCGGCCAATCTGCGCAGTCCGTTCTCGCGCCAGGTGCGGGTCGATCTGGCCGGACAGAAACACGGGGCACGCAACGTCACACCCGACCCCAACCGGGTCAAGCAATACCTCGAAGGTTTCAACATCGAGCAGTTCGAGATGGTCGGCACGATTGCCAATGCATCAGGCTCCTTCGCGTTGTTGCGCGGGGCTGGCGGCGTGCATCGGTTGAAGGTCGGCGATTATCTGGGGCGCAACGATGGGCGCATCGTCGCCATCAGCGCCACACAGGTCGATGTGGTCGAGATCGTGCCCGACGGCGAAGGCGCCTGGCTGGAGCGTCCGCGCACCATTCCTTTGAAAGAGCACTCATAG
- the pilQ gene encoding type IV pilus secretin PilQ translates to MNRIFSTLGFSLWIALMSPMVLAANLKTLDVAALPGDRVELKLSFDGPPPQPKGYTTESPARIALDLPGVASQLASKQLDLGSGNARTATVVEAKDRTRLIVSLTQLAPYSTRVEGNNLFVVVGQGAPAPAPRPAAVAPRAAASVAAPAKAFVPKNRAIRGVDFQRGTAGEGNVVIDLSDPTIAPDIQEHDGKIILNFARTQLPDKLRVRLDVKDFATPVQFVNAAVTADRTVITVEPSGTYEYSTFQTDNKLTISIRPMTVDDLQKRNADRQAYVGEKLSLNFQDIDVRSVLQLIADFTNLNLVASDTVQGGITLRLQNVPWDQALDLVLKTKGLDKRKIGNVLLVAPADEIAARERQELESQKQIAELAPLRRELLQVNYAKAADIAKLFQSVTSAEAKIDERGSITVDERTNNIIAYQTQDRLDELRRIVAQLDIPVRQVMIEARIVEANVDYDKSLGVRWGGSIQNKGNWNTSGVSNGSSTTIGTPGSTSTNSPFVDMGTVGNTSGIGIAFITDNVLLDLELTAMEKTGNGEIVSQPKVVTSDKETAKILKGTEIPYQEASSSGATSVSFKEASLSLEVTPQITPDNRIIMEVKVTKDEPDYLNKVQDVPPIKKNEVNAKVLVNDGETIVIGGVFSNTQSKVVDKVPFLGDVPYLGRLFRRDVVSEKKSELLVFLTPRIMNNQAIAVSR, encoded by the coding sequence ATGAACAGGATTTTCTCCACCCTCGGTTTTTCGCTATGGATAGCGCTGATGTCGCCGATGGTACTCGCGGCCAATCTGAAGACGCTGGACGTGGCGGCGTTGCCGGGTGATCGCGTCGAGCTGAAGTTGTCGTTCGACGGCCCGCCGCCGCAACCCAAGGGTTACACCACTGAATCACCGGCGCGGATTGCGCTGGATCTGCCCGGTGTCGCCAGTCAATTGGCCAGCAAGCAACTTGATCTGGGTAGCGGTAATGCGCGTACGGCCACCGTGGTCGAAGCCAAGGATCGGACGCGGCTGATCGTCAGCCTCACGCAACTGGCGCCTTACAGCACGCGGGTCGAGGGTAACAACCTTTTCGTAGTGGTCGGTCAAGGCGCACCGGCACCCGCGCCGCGTCCTGCCGCCGTGGCACCCCGTGCTGCCGCTAGCGTCGCTGCGCCCGCCAAGGCGTTTGTACCGAAAAACCGCGCGATTCGCGGTGTGGACTTCCAGCGCGGTACGGCGGGGGAAGGCAATGTCGTCATCGATCTGTCCGATCCGACTATCGCCCCGGATATTCAGGAGCATGACGGCAAGATCATCCTCAACTTCGCCCGCACCCAGTTGCCGGACAAGCTGCGGGTGCGCCTCGACGTCAAGGATTTCGCCACCCCGGTGCAGTTCGTCAATGCCGCAGTGACCGCTGATCGCACGGTTATTACCGTCGAGCCCAGCGGCACCTATGAGTACTCCACCTTCCAGACCGACAACAAACTGACCATCAGCATCCGTCCGATGACCGTCGATGACCTGCAAAAACGTAACGCTGATCGTCAGGCTTACGTCGGCGAAAAGCTCTCGCTGAACTTCCAGGACATCGACGTGCGCTCGGTGCTGCAACTGATCGCCGACTTCACCAACCTCAACCTGGTCGCCAGCGATACCGTGCAGGGTGGCATCACCTTGCGCCTGCAGAACGTGCCGTGGGATCAGGCGCTGGATCTGGTTTTGAAAACCAAGGGGCTGGATAAACGCAAGATCGGCAATGTACTGCTGGTTGCGCCGGCCGATGAAATTGCCGCCCGCGAGCGGCAGGAACTGGAGTCGCAGAAACAGATCGCCGAACTGGCGCCGTTGCGCCGCGAGCTGTTGCAAGTGAATTACGCCAAGGCGGCGGACATCGCCAAGCTCTTTCAGTCGGTGACCAGCGCCGAGGCGAAAATCGACGAACGTGGCTCGATCACGGTCGATGAGCGAACCAACAACATCATTGCCTACCAGACCCAGGATCGCCTCGACGAGCTGCGGCGGATCGTGGCGCAGCTGGATATTCCCGTGCGTCAGGTGATGATCGAGGCGCGGATTGTCGAGGCCAACGTCGATTACGACAAAAGCCTGGGCGTACGCTGGGGCGGGTCGATCCAGAACAAGGGCAACTGGAACACTTCGGGCGTCAGCAATGGCTCATCGACCACCATTGGTACACCGGGCAGCACCAGCACCAACTCGCCGTTCGTCGACATGGGTACCGTGGGCAACACTTCGGGGATCGGTATCGCCTTCATCACTGACAACGTCTTGCTGGATCTCGAGCTGACCGCGATGGAGAAGACCGGCAACGGCGAAATCGTCTCGCAGCCGAAGGTGGTCACCTCCGACAAGGAAACTGCGAAGATTCTCAAGGGCACCGAGATTCCGTACCAGGAAGCCAGCTCCAGCGGCGCGACGTCGGTGTCGTTCAAGGAGGCCTCGCTGTCGCTGGAAGTCACCCCGCAGATCACCCCGGACAACCGCATCATCATGGAGGTCAAGGTCACCAAGGACGAACCGGATTACCTGAACAAAGTGCAGGATGTGCCGCCGATCAAGAAAAACGAGGTCAACGCCAAGGTGCTGGTCAACGACGGCGAAACCATCGTGATTGGGGGCGTTTTCTCAAATACTCAAAGCAAGGTCGTAGATAAGGTGCCATTTCTTGGCGATGTGCCGTATCTTGGCCGCCTTTTCCGGCGTGATGTGGTTTCGGAGAAAAAATCCGAGCTGCTGGTATTTCTCACTCCGCGTATCATGAATAACCAGGCGATTGCTGTGAGTCGTTGA
- the aroK gene encoding shikimate kinase AroK: MRNLILVGPMGAGKSTIGRLLAKELRLPFKDSDKEIELRTGANIPWIFDKEGEPGFRDREQAMIAELCAFDGVVLATGGGAVMRDANRKALFEGGRVVYLHASVEQQVGRTSRDRNRPLLRTANPEKTLRDLLAIRDPLYREIADLVVETDERPPRMVVLDILDRLAQLPPR, translated from the coding sequence GTGCGAAATTTGATTCTTGTAGGACCGATGGGTGCTGGCAAAAGCACCATCGGCCGGTTGCTGGCCAAAGAGCTGCGCCTGCCGTTCAAAGATTCCGACAAGGAAATTGAACTGCGCACGGGCGCCAATATCCCGTGGATCTTCGACAAGGAAGGCGAACCCGGCTTTCGTGACCGTGAGCAGGCGATGATCGCCGAGCTGTGCGCGTTCGATGGCGTGGTGTTGGCGACCGGCGGTGGCGCCGTCATGCGCGATGCCAATCGCAAGGCCCTGTTTGAGGGCGGGCGCGTGGTGTATCTGCATGCCTCCGTCGAGCAGCAGGTCGGACGTACGTCTCGCGACCGCAATCGGCCGTTGCTGCGTACTGCCAATCCGGAAAAAACCCTGCGCGACCTGCTCGCGATCCGCGATCCGCTGTATCGGGAAATCGCCGATCTGGTGGTGGAAACCGACGAACGGCCACCCCGCATGGTGGTGCTCGACATTCTCGATCGTCTGGCGCAGCTTCCACCCCGTTAA